The following proteins are encoded in a genomic region of Dasypus novemcinctus isolate mDasNov1 chromosome 21, mDasNov1.1.hap2, whole genome shotgun sequence:
- the SOX9 gene encoding transcription factor SOX-9, translating into MNLLDPFLKMTDEQEKGLSGAPSPTMSEDSAGSPCPSGSGSDTENTRPQENTFPKGEPDLKKESEEDKFPVCIREAVSQVLKGYDWTLVPMPVRVNGSSKNKPHVKRPMNAFMVWAQAARRKLADQYPHLHNAELSKTLGKLWRLLNESEKRPFVEEAERLRVQHKKDHPDYKYQPRRRKSVKNGQAEAEEAAEQTHISPNAIFKALQADSPHSSSGMSEVHSPGEHSGQSQGPPTPPTTPKTDVQPGKADLKREGRSLPEGGRQPPIDFRDVDIGELSSDVISNIETFDVNEFDQYLPPNGHPGVPATHGQVTYTGSYGISSTAATPAGAGHVWMSKQQAPPPPPQQPQAAPPAPQAPPPQPQAPPQQQAAPPQQPQAHTLTPLSSEPGQSQRTHIKTEQLSPSHYSEQQQHSPQQIAYSPFPLPHYSPSYPPITRSQYDYTDHQNSASYYSHAAGQGSGLYSTFTYMNPAQRPMYTPIADTSGVPSIPQTHSPQHWEQPVYTQLTRP; encoded by the exons ATGAATCTCCTGGACCCCTTCCTGAAGATGACCGACGAGCAGGAGAAGGGCCTGTCCGGCGCCCCCAGCCCCACCATGTCCGAGGACTCGGCGGGCTCGCCCTGCCCCTCGGGCTCCGGCTCCGACACCGAGAACACGCGGCCCCAGGAGAACACGTTCCCCAAGGGCGAGCCGGACCTGAAGAAGGAGAGCGAGGAGGACAAGTTCCCCGTGTGCATCCGCGAGGCCGTCAGCCAGGTGCTCAAGGGCTACGACTGGACGCTCGTGCCCATGCCCGTGCGCGTCAACGGCTCGAGCAAGAACAAGCCGCACGTCAAGCGGCCCATGAACGCCTTCATGGTGTGGGCGCAGGCGGCGCGCAGGAAGCTCGCCGACCAGTACCCGCACCTGCACAACGCCGAGCTCAGCAAGACGCTGGGCAAGCTCTGGAG gcTGCTGAACGAGAGCGAGAAGCGGCCCTTCGTGGAGGAGGCGGAGCGGCTGCGCGTGCAGCACAAGAAGGACCACCCGGATTACAAGTACCAGCCGCGGCGCAGGAAGTCGGTGAAGAACGGGCAGGCGGAGGCCGAGGAGGCCGCGGAGCAGACGCACATCTCCCCCAACGCCATCTTCAAGGCGCTGCAGGCCGACTCGCCGCACTCGTCGTCGGGCATGAGCGAGGTGCACTCCCCCGGCGAGCACTCGG GGCAATCCCAGGGCCCACCGACCCCGCCCACCACCCCCAAAACAGACGTGCAGCCAGGCAAGGCTGACCTGAAGCGAGAGGGGCGCTCCCTGCCAGAGGGGGGCAGACAACCCCCCATCGACTTCCGCGACGTGGACATCGGCGAGCTCAGCAGCGACGTCATCTCCAACATCGAGACCTTCGACGTCAACGAATTTGACCAGTATCTGCCGCCCAACGGCCACCCGGGGGTGCCGGCCACGCACGGCCAGGTCACCTACACCGGCAGCTACGGCATCAGCAGCACGGCGGCCACCCCGGCGGGCGCGGGCCACGTGTGGATGTCCAAGCAGCaggcgccgcccccgcccccgcagcAGCCGCAGGCGGCCCCGCCGGCCCCCCAGGCGCCCCCGCCGCAACCGCAGGCGCCCCCGCAGCAGCAGGCTGCGCCCCCGCAGCAGCCGCAGGCGCACACGCTGACGCCGCTGAGCAGCGAGCCGGGCCAGTCCCAGCGAACGCACATCAAGACGGAGCAGCTGAGTCCCAGCCACTACAGCGAGCAGCAGCAGCACTCGCCGCAGCAGATCGCCTACAGCCCCTTCCCGCTCCCGCACTACAGCCCCTCCTACCCGCCCATCACCCGCTCGCAGTACGACTACACCGACCACCAGAACTCCGCCTCCTACTACAGCCACGCGGCGGGCCAGGGCTCCGGCCTCTACTCCACCTTCACCTACATGAACCCCGCGCAGCGGCCCATGTACACCCCCATCGCCGACACGTCCGGGGTCCCTTCCATCCCGCAGACCCACAGCCCCCAGCACTGGGAACAGCCCGTCTACACCCAGCTCACCAGACCTTGA